A single genomic interval of Astyanax mexicanus isolate ESR-SI-001 chromosome 4, AstMex3_surface, whole genome shotgun sequence harbors:
- the mffb gene encoding mitochondrial fission factor homolog A isoform X3 produces the protein MSEVDMAEMNRIQYELEYTEGISQQMRIPDRLKIGSNSSEDHAGILLEETHSTMMHVPERIVVAGDSSDPRFGRPVDLDLIQSTPVESVELKAPPRVLTLKEQPLQFLEPEQPTGPPTQVQSHVRSRRERCASEASAVRHNGQINKFEGTALVTLEASLENTAEDASLVDAASLRRQIIKLNRRLQLLEQENKERAKREMIMYSLTVAFWLANTWIWLRR, from the exons ATGAGCGAGGTGGACATGGCTGAGATGAACCGTATCCAGTATGAACTGGAGTACACGGAGGGGATCAGTCAGCAGATGAGGATCCCGGACCGGCTGAAGATCGGATCCAACTCCTCCGAGGATCACGCAGGAATTCTGCTGGAGGAAACCCACAGCACCATGATGCACGTCCCCGAGAGGATCGTAGTGGCAG GAGACAGCAGTGATCCTCGATTTGGCCGGCCTGTAGATCTGGACCTGATTCAGTCCACTCCAGTGGAGTCTGTGGAGTTAAAAGCTCCTCCTCGGGTTCTCACACTTAAAGAACAGCCACTGCAGTTCCTCGAGCCCGAACAGCCAACGGGACCACCCACTCAG GTCCAATCTCACGTGAGATCCAGACGTGAGCGCTGTGCCAGCGAGGCCTCAGCTGTCCGTCACAATGGCCAAATTAACAAATTTGAGGG AACCGCCCTCGTGACCTTGGAGGCGAGTTTGGAGAACACTGCAGAAGATGCCTCGTTAGTGGATGCGGCGTCTCTGAGACGACAG atCATAAAGCTGAACCGAAGACTGCAGCTTCTGGAGCAGGAGAATAAAGAGCGAGCGAAGCGGGAGATGATCATGTACTCGCTCACTGTGGCGTTCTGGCTGGCCAATACGTGGATCTGGCTACGCCGCTGA
- the mffb gene encoding mitochondrial fission factor homolog A isoform X1 has product MSEVDMAEMNRIQYELEYTEGISQQMRIPDRLKIGSNSSEDHAGILLEETHSTMMHVPERIVVAGDSSDPRFGRPVDLDLIQSTPVESVELKAPPRVLTLKEQPLQFLEPEQPTGPPTQVQSHVRSRRERCASEASAVRHNGQINKFEGASPSPSAPIRACPPLMSPQDCQNLYSASGVLSYIQCTTRRAYEQVLTMLDDRHGRTALVTLEASLENTAEDASLVDAASLRRQIIKLNRRLQLLEQENKERAKREMIMYSLTVAFWLANTWIWLRR; this is encoded by the exons ATGAGCGAGGTGGACATGGCTGAGATGAACCGTATCCAGTATGAACTGGAGTACACGGAGGGGATCAGTCAGCAGATGAGGATCCCGGACCGGCTGAAGATCGGATCCAACTCCTCCGAGGATCACGCAGGAATTCTGCTGGAGGAAACCCACAGCACCATGATGCACGTCCCCGAGAGGATCGTAGTGGCAG GAGACAGCAGTGATCCTCGATTTGGCCGGCCTGTAGATCTGGACCTGATTCAGTCCACTCCAGTGGAGTCTGTGGAGTTAAAAGCTCCTCCTCGGGTTCTCACACTTAAAGAACAGCCACTGCAGTTCCTCGAGCCCGAACAGCCAACGGGACCACCCACTCAG GTCCAATCTCACGTGAGATCCAGACGTGAGCGCTGTGCCAGCGAGGCCTCAGCTGTCCGTCACAATGGCCAAATTAACAAATTTGAGGG TGCGAGTCCGTCTCCCAGCGCCCCGATCCGCGCCTGCCCCCCCCTCATGAGCCCTCAGGACTGCCAGAACTTGTACAGCGCGAGCGGCGTCCTGTCCTACATCCAGTGCACCACGCGCCGAGCCTACGAGCAGGTCCTGACCATGCTGGATGACCGTCATGGCAG AACCGCCCTCGTGACCTTGGAGGCGAGTTTGGAGAACACTGCAGAAGATGCCTCGTTAGTGGATGCGGCGTCTCTGAGACGACAG atCATAAAGCTGAACCGAAGACTGCAGCTTCTGGAGCAGGAGAATAAAGAGCGAGCGAAGCGGGAGATGATCATGTACTCGCTCACTGTGGCGTTCTGGCTGGCCAATACGTGGATCTGGCTACGCCGCTGA
- the mffb gene encoding mitochondrial fission factor homolog A isoform X2 → MPLSPHPSVPERIVVAGDSSDPRFGRPVDLDLIQSTPVESVELKAPPRVLTLKEQPLQFLEPEQPTGPPTQVQSHVRSRRERCASEASAVRHNGQINKFEGASPSPSAPIRACPPLMSPQDCQNLYSASGVLSYIQCTTRRAYEQVLTMLDDRHGRTALVTLEASLENTAEDASLVDAASLRRQIIKLNRRLQLLEQENKERAKREMIMYSLTVAFWLANTWIWLRR, encoded by the exons ATGCCTCTGTCCCCCCATCCCTCTGTCCCTGAGAGGATCGTAGTGGCAG GAGACAGCAGTGATCCTCGATTTGGCCGGCCTGTAGATCTGGACCTGATTCAGTCCACTCCAGTGGAGTCTGTGGAGTTAAAAGCTCCTCCTCGGGTTCTCACACTTAAAGAACAGCCACTGCAGTTCCTCGAGCCCGAACAGCCAACGGGACCACCCACTCAG GTCCAATCTCACGTGAGATCCAGACGTGAGCGCTGTGCCAGCGAGGCCTCAGCTGTCCGTCACAATGGCCAAATTAACAAATTTGAGGG TGCGAGTCCGTCTCCCAGCGCCCCGATCCGCGCCTGCCCCCCCCTCATGAGCCCTCAGGACTGCCAGAACTTGTACAGCGCGAGCGGCGTCCTGTCCTACATCCAGTGCACCACGCGCCGAGCCTACGAGCAGGTCCTGACCATGCTGGATGACCGTCATGGCAG AACCGCCCTCGTGACCTTGGAGGCGAGTTTGGAGAACACTGCAGAAGATGCCTCGTTAGTGGATGCGGCGTCTCTGAGACGACAG atCATAAAGCTGAACCGAAGACTGCAGCTTCTGGAGCAGGAGAATAAAGAGCGAGCGAAGCGGGAGATGATCATGTACTCGCTCACTGTGGCGTTCTGGCTGGCCAATACGTGGATCTGGCTACGCCGCTGA